The following DNA comes from Deltaproteobacteria bacterium.
CTTGTGGTGCCTGTAGGTTGGGTTAGCGAGCGGAGCGAGCGTAACCCAACACATTCTATGACACGTTATGACACGACATCGAGCCAAACATGATGCGGCGGTCTATGTGCCTGGATTTGTTGGGTTTCGCCATGCTCAACCCAACCTACGGTTAGCGCGACCCCACCGGGCAATGGCGATGGGGGACATGCAGGGGGAATCATTATTCGCCCCTACGGACCCATGGAAAACCGCATGCGCGAGTTTTAATCCCGCCCGTCCCCAAACGTAAAAGATCCTAGGCCGATTCCACGCTGTAGGTATTAACTGTGAGCACCGGAATCGGAGACGATTTCACCACCTTTTCCGCAACACTCCCGAAAATAAATCGATCCAGACCCTTACGGCCGTGTGTTCCCATAACAATGAGGTCAATGTCGTTGTCGCTCGCGTAGCGGATGATCTCGTGAGTGGGATCACCAACCAACACAGTGGATTGGGCTGTCTTCCCAGAAACATGTTCTTCCTCGAAGTCTTTCAATTTGTTTTGCGCTTCCTTTTTCAGGTCCGCCTCGAGGGTGCCAAGCGATGGGTGTGGTACATACAGTCCGGCATATTGATGGATGTCTTCCAGCACGAAAATAAGGTGAATTCTCGCTTCCAGCTTTTCCGCCAAGGCCAAGCCATACGCTACCAGACGTTCCGAGATCCCCGAAAGGTCTATAGGGATAAGCAGGTTCTTGAATTCATGCATGACGGCTCCTTTAACAATCACACCGGTCCTCGGTTTTCGTCTTAACGAACAGCCTCACGTTGATGGATTGGGAAACAATCCCATATCCGATGGTGAGATGGTTCTCTCTACTCCCTACCGGGCCGGGTCGGGTTAGTGGGCGCATTGAGTGTAACATCGCGTGAGGGCTTGGACTGGAGGATGGGCCTCGTTCCTCATCGCAAAGTACACTCTCTCCGCGTGCGCGCCAGGCTAGCGGCGAGTTCTGTTGCCGCAGTTCTCAGGCTTACACGTTCAACTCGATGGTTTCTCCGGGCTTGAGCGGCGAGACCCTCACCTCGGGATACGTTTTTCGCACGCTCTGCGCAAAATCATCCGCGCTCTGCACCAGGATCGGGAACGTGCCATAGTGCATGGGCACCACTAGTTTCGGCTTGATCAGACCCACGGCCGCCAGCGCCTGTACCGGATCCATGGTGAACACACTTCCGATGGGCAGAAGCGCAACGTTGATGCCGTGCGTGGCCGCAAGGGTTCCCATACTTCCGAAAACACCCGTATCGCCCGCATGATAGAGGCACGGACCATCCTCGAGTTGCAGGATGTATCCCGTGGCTACACCCGAGGCGGAGGAATGAAAAGCCTGCGTCTGGGTAATGCGCACACCGGCCACCTCGGTAGTGCCCCCGATGTTCATGCCGTACCCGCCGAAGAGCACCTGATCCTGGGGAATGTCGTGATCCCGCGCCAATCTTGAAGCCGTCTCGACATTGGCCACAAGCATGGCGCCGGTCTTCTTGACAATGTCGCCCGCTTGGCCCACGTGATCGGCGTGGTCGTGCGTCACCAGTACAAGGTCGGCGGCGGTAATATCGGCCAGGGTGATGGGACAGGCCGGATTTCCTTCGACCCAGGGATCGAGCAAGACCTTCTTGCCACCGGATGTGGTTATTGAAAAAAAGGCATGTCCGAAAAAGGTCAGACTTGATAGGGGCATATTCGACTCCTATAAAGTTTTACTTTATGTTCCTTTTGAGGTATTCAACAGCATTGCGGAACAACTGGATGCCCGCACCCTCAGGTGACTCGATGTCCATAATGCCTCGGCGCCGTCGCACCTCCTTTTGATACGTCCAATTCGGGTGATTCGTCCAATGATTATACGCCTCCGGGTGGGGCATGAGACCGAAAACGCGCCCCGTCGGATCGCAAATCCCTGCAATGTCTCGAAGGGAGCCGTTTGGATTGTCGGGAAAATGGCCTCCCGCGGGAGATCCGTTCGGAGAGGCGTAGCGAACAACAATCTGGGCATTTTTCTCGAGAGTGTCCAAGACGGATTCTTCTGCAACGAATTTACCTTCTCCATGACGAACGGGGAGTTCCAGGCCCTCGATGTGCCGCGTGAACACGCAAGGTGAATCCGTGTTCACCCCCAGGTTCACCCATCGGTTCTGGAAGTTGCCGCAATCGTTCCACGTCAGAGCTACGCGACGAGCCGTGTAGTCTCCGTCCAGTCCGGGCAAGAGCCCGAGATTGACAAGGGCCTGAAAGCCGTTGCAGATACCCAGGACCAGTTTTCCTTCCCCCAGGAAATTGCGAATATCGGGCCCGAGGTGAGCCCCCAGTCGCAAGGCTAGAAGCACTCCGGCCCCGTGGTCGTCCCCCCAGCTGAACCCTCCGTCGAAGATCAGCATGTCGTAGTCGCTCAACCGCTTCCGGTGTTCCGCGGTTACGCCGACGAGTTCATTGACGTGCACCCGATCCGCCTCCGCGCCGGCGAGGCGCAGACTATAGGCGGTTTCATGATCGCAGTTGAGCCCGTATCCGGTGAGCACAAGCGCTCTTATCTTTTCCGCCATTAGATCAACTCTCCAAACACTGATTTCCAGGCGTGTTTCAGCTTCGCAACTGATACGTCCATGAGCGTGATTCCGTCTTTTCCTTTAACGACCAGATGATCCTTTTCTTCCACCCGTCCAACCAAGAAAAGCGGCAAATCTTTGAACACGGCTTCGAAAGCCGACTGGTTTTCGGGGTCAACGGACACGAGGAAACGTCCGGCGGATTCGGAGTAGAGCAGGGTGTCATCCGCCAACGGAGTCTCACAGCCTACCTGCCTCAGGTCGATGGAAACACCCAGTTCCGAGGCCATCGCGCACATGGCCACGTGCGTCGCAAGTCCCCCGCGATACACGCCGTGCACGGAAGCGGCCAGCCCGGCGTGTATGGCCTCATGAATCGCCCGATAGGCCGGCAGGAACTCGTCCGGACGGACAGTGGGAATATTGAAGCCGTCATAGCCGTGCATGGCGTAGAACTCCGAGCCGCCGAGTTCGTTTCGAGTCCATCCCAGCAGGTAGACCAGGTCGCCGGGGAGTTTGAAGTCCATGGTCACGCACCGGCTCACGCCCGAAATCGTTCCCGTACAGGTAAACTGCAGCGTTTCCGGTCCCGATATCTTGTGTCTCTGGCCGAAAGGTCCCTCGATCATGCCGTCAATGTACATAGAGTCCTTACCTGACAGGAGGGTGATGCCGTATTTGAGGCAGAGATCCCGGAGCGCCCAGTTGGACCGCACGAGTTGCGCGGCTTTGAATTTACCATTGGGGTTGGTTCTGGGATCGTATTGGATATTGGGCCAGCAGAAGTTGTCCACTCCGCCGACGGAGTCCGGATCCGCCCCTACGGCCAGAACGCGTCGATACGCTTCGTCCATCACATTTGTGGTCATATGGTAGGCGTCGATAGCCGAGTAGTTCGGGTTTACGGCCTGGCCGGCCGCCAGCCCGACGTCGCTTTCCAGCACCGGCCGAATCACGAATGCGTCCGAAGGCAGGTCGCGACTTTTTCCTACCAACGGCTTGATTACGCTTGTGCCCTGCACC
Coding sequences within:
- a CDS encoding universal stress protein is translated as MHEFKNLLIPIDLSGISERLVAYGLALAEKLEARIHLIFVLEDIHQYAGLYVPHPSLGTLEADLKKEAQNKLKDFEEEHVSGKTAQSTVLVGDPTHEIIRYASDNDIDLIVMGTHGRKGLDRFIFGSVAEKVVKSSPIPVLTVNTYSVESA
- a CDS encoding metal-dependent hydrolase, translated to MPLSSLTFFGHAFFSITTSGGKKVLLDPWVEGNPACPITLADITAADLVLVTHDHADHVGQAGDIVKKTGAMLVANVETASRLARDHDIPQDQVLFGGYGMNIGGTTEVAGVRITQTQAFHSSASGVATGYILQLEDGPCLYHAGDTGVFGSMGTLAATHGINVALLPIGSVFTMDPVQALAAVGLIKPKLVVPMHYGTFPILVQSADDFAQSVRKTYPEVRVSPLKPGETIELNV
- a CDS encoding phosphoribosylformylglycinamidine synthase subunit PurQ — protein: MAEKIRALVLTGYGLNCDHETAYSLRLAGAEADRVHVNELVGVTAEHRKRLSDYDMLIFDGGFSWGDDHGAGVLLALRLGAHLGPDIRNFLGEGKLVLGICNGFQALVNLGLLPGLDGDYTARRVALTWNDCGNFQNRWVNLGVNTDSPCVFTRHIEGLELPVRHGEGKFVAEESVLDTLEKNAQIVVRYASPNGSPAGGHFPDNPNGSLRDIAGICDPTGRVFGLMPHPEAYNHWTNHPNWTYQKEVRRRRGIMDIESPEGAGIQLFRNAVEYLKRNIK